In Lolium perenne isolate Kyuss_39 chromosome 5, Kyuss_2.0, whole genome shotgun sequence, the sequence AGTGGAAGAATTTCATTTAAAAGGCACATAGCAAAGAAATTTGAGGCCATTATATATACATCCTATAGTAGGCAGACATTTTTAAAACTTATGCTATATATACCAAGGACCAACTACTACTACGCCTGAATTTCCTCCCAAATATGATTTGTTGACATAGTCCAAGTAGTGATTTGACATATTAAGCAGCAATTCAACACTGGTTGACATCGCAGTCGCAGGCAGCTACTACTACTAGAAACGGACAGCCAAATAAAGCATGTTGACAGCGACCAGCACAAGAGCACAGAAACACGTTGATGATAATGCGGAAGCAAAGCGACAGGTGGAGAGACAGACAGAGAATAATAAACAATAAGTTGGTCACTCTCAGCAGCAGTCAACAACACTAAACATCCATTGTGCAGAAACACACACAGAGACTGATCTGGATTAGTAGCTTACAACACATAATACTGGGCAACTAAGCCGAGAAGGAACAATTAGCAGCACGAAGCAGAAATCGAAGAGCACGGTTACGCCTGCCTGCCTAAGATCTTACCGCGTCCGGAGCGAGAATCGAGAGCCGGAGAGCTGGTGCCTACTTGGCCTTGGGCGGGCGTCCGCGTCCGCGCTTGGCGGGGGCGGAGCCGGAGGCGTCGGCGGCCGGGGCGGGGGCGGGCTTGGGCTCCTTGACGACCTTGGCCTTCTTGGGCGCGGGCGCGGGGCTCTTGGCGGCGGGGCTGCCCTTGGCCTTGGGCGGGCGGCCGCGGCCGCGCTTGGGCGCGCTGGGGtccttgggcggcggcggcggcgcgttgGGGTCCTTGCGCGGGCGGCCGCGGCCCCGCTTCGGGGTGGgctcggcgtcggcggcggcggtggcggcgggcttGAGGTAGTTGTTCTTGACGAAGGCGAGCTTGCCGCCCTCCTTCATGCTGGCGAGGTTGGCGGTGAGCAGCGAGGCGTGCGCGGGCGGCAGGTTCTCGTAGTTCTCCTCGATGTAGGTGGAGATGGCCGTCTTGTTGGAGCCGCTCTTTTCGTCCAGCGCCTCGATCGCCGCCAGGATCATCTGCGTGGGAGGGAGAGGGCGCACGGTGAGGCCGCGGCCGGCGAGCGGGAAGCGCAGACAGATAGACATGCCGCGGACGAATCTAGGGCGGAACGAATCTAAGTACGAGCGGAAGCAACGGGGAAGGAACTCACCTCGGGGTAGGGCGGGAGGTCGCCGGACTTGGGGGAGTCGTCGTTCGCCATGGCCGGGAGGAGACGGCTAGCAGCAGGCGCGCAGGTCTGGGGCTAGAGTGGAGGCGCGGGGGAGGGGGAAATTTTTCGGATTTGGATCCGGGGAGGGAGACGAGGACGGCGGAGGCAGTAGATAAGAAATGGGCGAGCATGTGCCTTGGAGTATATACGTCGGAGGTCTACGCTACCATGCGTCACCGACGTGTGGGCCGCCGGTAGGATCTGGCCCACATGGCGGCGTGCTAGAGTAGGGTGCGGAGCGTGCGCGGGTGGGTGGTGGATCCTGGAGCTGATATTAATGCCATCCTTGAACGCCTTTCTCGATGGCTGTGCGGGAGGCGGAGACCGGCGGATGGACGGCCGGATTGGACTCGTGGTGCGAGATCGGACGGCGCAGAGGTGAGTAACAGCTGGCTGTGCACGCGGATCGGTGACGCGGCTCGGCGCTTTCCTTTTGTTGGACCTGTCGTCGCCTGGCGCGGAGGAGCGGGAGCGGGCTGGCTTTTAGCTCGGGGGGAATGACGAAACTGCCCACTCGCGCTCCAACGGCCATTTCTTTGCCCTGGCTGGCTCCAATCCAAAGCTGGAGTAGTACTACTCTCGGATTCTCGTCCATTCAATGGCTTCTCCACTCGTAGCtagtatgcctaagaaaattcagGAGTATATAAAATAGTTGTATTTACAATGCCAAAGAAGTGATTTAGGATGTACAATGCCGGATATTCAATTCGGGTGCATATCCTATCTCTACCAAAAGTTATATTTCCAAGTGTCaacaaattttgaaaaaaaaatctacatgtacattttcataatatatgtgtgtttgTCAAATTTCACGGAAAGAAAttatggtctatataaaaaagagacaATAAATATCTCGTGAAAAGCCTTAATTTTATCActgatttttttcttttttgaaacaCACCACATGATAAGTaggtttttatgaaacaactttgtgagcgcatAGCAcgcgaagatgtacgtgcgatttttttaaatttttttcctAAAAAACAAAATATATGTAAGATACATTTTAAAATAAaatgagcatatgctcccatgttccaaaacaccactcccgtatAACGGCCTCAAATTTCTTTGTTATGTCTCTGCAAAAGAAGTTTTCCAATAGATTCTTGCATCGTACTTAAGTTGTCTTGCCAAGTGGAAATCTTTTGGTTTGGGTGATGAAGATGTTTGTGTGCTGCTATGTCTGCTGCTTGCTAGGTCAGTTAGTGTTGAGTCGGTGTCAGGGGGCGAGCAGGGgctagacccccccccccccccccccaaccgcCGCCCCCCCTAACAATCTGCAGCGTACAACTCCTGTTAATCTGTCATTAGTAGTCTTCAATTAGGCCAAGCTCCAAGCCTTGAATCCGTAATGCACAAAGGCACAGCCCGTTAGCCCATTATATTGATTAGCAAATTGATCGGCCACGGCCTAAAGTGCTAATCCCAGGCCGTGAATAATGGATCGATGTATAGACAGTTGATCGTGGAAGTAACCCCGGCCGCCTGCTTTGCCTCGCCCGATCTGGTTGCCAGATCGCTAGGAGCGCCTGCCGTCGTCGGCTGTTCGCTCTGGCAAGCCGCCGCCGGCTTATGAAGGCAGCCAGCATGCCGGCCGCCGCTGATCGTCGTTGCCAGATTGCCGTATATATGCCGAGTGGACTCACTGCCAGATTATTTGTCCAAGGTACACGAAATTACTTATCGCTACTCTAATCCAAGTCCCTTTTGCCTCAATTTAGGTACAATTTGCTGATTAAAATCAGAGAAAAAGAGAAATGCTACAGCATAATATTTTTTCGTGGCTTTTTGTCAATTGTATCGAGCTTGAATCTGGTTTGGTGTCAAGTTTAGGTAAAATCCCGTGTAATAGAACCATATTTAAACAATTCACGAAAAAAACTATATTCAAACGTACGGAAATTATCTTTTATTGATAAAAAATATGCCGGTTTGCTTATATATAAACAAAGGATGGCAAACAAGCCAAACATGTGATGTTATGCTATTTTTTAACACTTGAAAATATTCATACTACTATACTTACAGCATcagcttcccccccccccccccccatgtctaaatcctggctccgcccctgATCGGTGTTAAATATGTTGAAGAAAATTCAGGTGTAGTAGTTGGTCCTTAGTATTTATTTAACATGTATAAGCATTTGTTTGTTTGTTATAGCTTATAGGATCGATAAATGGATAGCCTCAGTTTCCTTTTGCAAGACATCAAAATAACTTTCTCTTATTCGGTACCTGCGGCGCTGCATTGCACTGGACGTAGTGGCAAGTGCAATTTTTCAAGTTTGTATGATCAGTTAAGGGCGTCTGGTTGCTCGTGAACCCATTTTCTGACACCAACGATGCAAAAAGTCGGGTGTTTGCTTGCCCGCAAATTTTTTATCCTGCATCgcacatgttaagcttcatgcactagtcacttgaaccaaaagtccgaactgatggaaatggctaggcaatccacatatacacgacacccccactcgcgtgtgatgggagaagagaaagtcaacacgtgaaagaagaaaagcacaccgaaacagcggtggctaaagaggggggcaacagcaatttttaggcttaattgcgaaaaccatgtgaaagccaggatttgaactcaagacatgtggctttgataccatgttaagcttcatgcactagtcacttgaaccaaaagtccgaactgatggaaaaggctaggcaatctacttatacacttcacaacagcaCACTCCTTAAAGAATCCCAGAGCATGTACGAGGAGGCACGGTCGACTCAACCGTTCCTCTCGAGCTGATATCTGCAAGTGCATGATGTATATATCTAGTTTCTAAAGTAAGAGTATCGAAGTGTGATGGAGTTAATTGGTGAAGGTATAGTAATCTCTTGTTACTTTCACTAAAGTGTATCTGCGAGTTATTTTTGATCCAAAGCAAGGTGACATGAGAGTGATTGAGTGGTGAATAAAGCAATTGTAAATAAAGCGTGAATTGAAGAAAAAAATGTAAGATACATTTTAAAATAAAAGGAGCATATCCTCCCATgtttcaaaacaccactcccgtatAACGGCCTCAAATTTGTTTGTTATGTCCATGCAAAAGAAGTTCTTCAATAGATTCATACATcatacttagagcatctctagcggaGCCCGTAAACACGTGAACTGAAAACTGTGAGTTCAGTTCACCAAACTCGTGTTTACGGGTCGGAAAAACCTTGTCACAGAGTAGAATCCATAAAACAGTAACTGAAAACTGAATTTGAAATATTACGGGTAAATTAGGTGATGATCATATATATAGATGGATTTgatgctccgattgagcatcaAAAGTTACATAATTCGAAAATTGAACCTAAATTACTTATACACCAGCGGGCGCTACTAAGTTGAACCAAAATGCGGCCTAAATATATAATGGCCTATGCGCGCGGCTGTGCCGGTGGTGGCGGAGCGTCTCGGCGGAAGACGGCGGCAGACGCTGGCGTGGAGGAGCTTCACTCCTCGTCGCGTCCAGTTTGACTATCTCGAGCTTGACGCGGCGGAGGCGCTCCTCCCGTCGGGCCGCCTCGTACTCGCGCACATGGCGGACGGCGTCTGCCTCCTCGCGGCGGAAGTGAGCGCGGGCCTCCGCCTCGGAGATGGCCTTCGTTTACGCGAGCACGGCAtcttcctcgtcggagccgtggaCGTAGTCGCCCACGGGGACGAGCTCGTCATCGTCCGAGCTATCGGCAATGGGGAGCCGTGGTGTGCGACTCGAGCCGCCGGACGAGGACCCCTCGCCGGCGTTGGCGTACCTCGCCagcttccctgggggcgtgagcccccagttcgtcCACCGGCGGGCGATGCGCTTGGGCACGCCCTCCGACCTGTTCCACTTCCGTCGTTCCGCATCGGTGCGGAAGACGGGGGGACACGGTGGCGAGTCCCCGCCAACCAATCCGGCGCCGTGGCCTGCAGAGTCGCCACGGGaggctgctggcgtgtagttgacgtgggagtcagagatctttgtgatgtaactttttttcagatccccggcaacggcgccagaaatttgcttgatgcgtgtggttgacacgtccgttgggaaccccaagaggaaggtgtgatgcgcacagcggcaagtttccctcagtaagaaaccaaggtttaatcgaaccagtaggagtcaagaagcacgttgaaggttgatggcggcgggatgtagtgcggcgcaacaccagagattccggcgccaacgtggaacctgcacaacacaaccaaagtactttgccccaacgaaacagtgaggttgtcaatctcaccggcttgctgtaacaaa encodes:
- the LOC127301306 gene encoding uncharacterized protein — encoded protein: MANDDSPKSGDLPPYPEMILAAIEALDEKSGSNKTAISTYIEENYENLPPAHASLLTANLASMKEGGKLAFVKNNYLKPAATAAADAEPTPKRGRGRPRKDPNAPPPPPKDPSAPKRGRGRPPKAKGSPAAKSPAPAPKKAKVVKEPKPAPAPAADASGSAPAKRGRGRPPKAK